GGGGTGCGATCGGCTCCAATCGTCGAACTGGTCCTCAACGCCGCAGAATCTCCTATTACGGACTACCACTATTACCGCCGCTACGACATGGCAAGTTGACATAGATCAGGCTTGCAACTCAACGGAAGCGTAGTTTCCCTCAGTTTAGGAAGGTGCTCTTGACAACAATTCTCCTTGATGCAGACATGCAAGAGGGGCGGCGCACGAGCAACTTAGCCATCGATGGCGGTCAATCCGTGCGAACCCGCAAATTTGCGCATTGGCCGTCACTGTCGGAGGACGAAGTCGAAGCAGCGAGCGCTGTCTTGCGGTCGGGCAAACTCAACTACTGGACCGGTGAGGAGGGGCGACTGTTCGAGAAAGAGTTCGCGGCATTTGCAGGCTGTCAACATGCAGTTGCCGTTGCGAACGGAACCGTTGCGCTCGAACTGGCGCTTTACGCACTGGGAATTGGACAAGGGGACGAGGTGATCGTCCCGAGTCGCACCTTCGTTGCCTCAGCTAGTTGCGTCATCATGAGAGGCGCGAGGCCGGTATTTGCGGACGTAGATCCAGTTAGTCAAACGCTTACAGCAGACAGTATTCGCGAGGTGTTGTCCCCAGACGTTAAGGCCATCATCGCTGTTCACCTGGCAGGTTGGCCCTGCGATATGGATCCGATTCTCGAGTTAGCTCGCGAACACGGGCTGAAAGTTATTGAGGATTGCGCCCAGGCACATGGTGCAACGTACAAGGGACAACCAGTTGGGTGCCTAGGTGATGCGGCGGCCTTCTCTTTTTGCCAGGACAAGATCATGTCAACAGGCGGCGAAGGCGGTATGCTCACCACCAATCACGATGAACTGTGGAAACGGGCTTGGAGCTTCAAGGACCATGGCAAGGCATATGATGCTGCGCATACGTTTAGACAGGAAGCCCATTCAGGGTTCCGTTGGCTGCACGACTCTTTCGGCACGAATTGGCGCCTCACTGAAATGCAGGCAGCCATCGGCCGCAGTCTCCTCGCGAAACTTCCAAAACACCTTGAGTGTCGCCGTAGGAACGCCAGGGTGCTCAGTCAGAGCTTCGGCAATATTCCTGCCCTTCGAGTTACAACTCCTCCCGAACAGATCGGCCATGCGTACTACAAGTACTATGTCTTTCTTCGTCCAGAACGGCTACGGGAGGGATGGAGCCGGGATCATTTGCTCAAGGCCCTACTTGCAGAGGGGATTCCATGCTTTAGCGGGAGTTGCAGTGAAGTCTATCTTGAAAAAGCCTTCCCCGAGAGTATGCGGCCTGCTCGGAGATTGCAGGTAGCGCAGCAATTAGGCGAGACAAGCCTCATGTTTCTTGTCCACCCGACGCTCTCTGAACCGGACATGCTGGATATAGTTAGCGCGGTCGAGAAGTTGCTGCTAGTCGCGGCTGCCCAGTAGCCAAATTCGCCGACCACCTGAAG
This genomic interval from Edaphobacter bradus contains the following:
- a CDS encoding DegT/DnrJ/EryC1/StrS family aminotransferase, encoding MTTILLDADMQEGRRTSNLAIDGGQSVRTRKFAHWPSLSEDEVEAASAVLRSGKLNYWTGEEGRLFEKEFAAFAGCQHAVAVANGTVALELALYALGIGQGDEVIVPSRTFVASASCVIMRGARPVFADVDPVSQTLTADSIREVLSPDVKAIIAVHLAGWPCDMDPILELAREHGLKVIEDCAQAHGATYKGQPVGCLGDAAAFSFCQDKIMSTGGEGGMLTTNHDELWKRAWSFKDHGKAYDAAHTFRQEAHSGFRWLHDSFGTNWRLTEMQAAIGRSLLAKLPKHLECRRRNARVLSQSFGNIPALRVTTPPEQIGHAYYKYYVFLRPERLREGWSRDHLLKALLAEGIPCFSGSCSEVYLEKAFPESMRPARRLQVAQQLGETSLMFLVHPTLSEPDMLDIVSAVEKLLLVAAAQ